Genomic window (Eubalaena glacialis isolate mEubGla1 chromosome X, mEubGla1.1.hap2.+ XY, whole genome shotgun sequence):
TAGCAAGGGGCAAGAACCATCATTATGCCCAAGTAGTGTAAGCAAATGAGCACATTTGTAGTCCTGGAGGAAGTGCTGTTTTGGACAGCAGTTCTGATGAACAGGCCAGCTCTGATATTAactagttgtatgaccttgggcaaacatttttacttctctaggtctctgttttctcatctgtgaaattacAAATTTGGCCTGGATGATTTCTACGATCACTTTGGATTGTAAAATTCTTTGATTCTCTGATAAAGAAAGATACTTTAGAATCAAAGGCTTAATCTGAGGGCAAATTGCCTCCATATTACCAagaaggggagtggggagagaaatCTACTGTAACTTTTGTATTTATCTTCTTAATTCCAAATCTTctatgtgtcctaaggtaatttaTTTCTTCTGAATGTGCAGAACATTGGCATTCTCCATGAAGAAGAGGCAACACTGAGTAGTGGACAACAGTTTTTGGCATTTCTCAGCTCTCAGCATACCCTTGTGACTTCTTCATAGCTAACAGATTTGGCTacttgctcatgacaccgtctcTCTGATCACAGAGCAAAACCACTGTCTGCCCATTGGTATCCAATATTGGTACTCAATTCTGCTTAGTCTCACTTGATTCCAGAAGATACAGTAGAGAATTACACAGAATCACCACCTACCAGAGTGCTCTGTTGAAGCAATATGAGAACTTTGTTCTTGAGTTACAGCAGTCATTTGGTGAGCCCACAAAACAGGAAATGAACCCCTTGGTGAATGCTAAGGTTGACAAAAGGGACAACTTCTCTCAGCAGGATGCCACTACTTTCCAGCCCCTTGCTCAAAATCTGAGATATAATGAAACCAATCAGAGTGATCACTTCCAAGAGGAACTAGCTGACTCCATTCAGGCTGAAGTAAGTGGCACAGATCTGATGGACAATCTCCCAGACCTTATCACTCAGTGTATTCAGTTGGATAAGCAACGTAGTGACAGGCCAGAGCTCCTGCAGTCAGAGGCCCAGATCCCAGTGTTGGCTTCCCTGATCCGCCACCAAGCCCTCTCCAACCCCACAGGTCCACCACCCAAGGAAGACCCTATACAGCTTCGAGGAAGCCAGCCGCCTCTCACTCCAGCCAAACGAGCCCGCCAGCAAGAAACTCAGTCATGCCTCTACTGCAGCCAGGCTGGTCACTTCACAAGAGATTGCCTTGCCAAACGTTCTCGAGCCCCAGCAAGGATAAATAATCCAGCTCACCAGTAAGAGGAGCCCAGGCAGGTCACATTGTAAACTTATGTCCCTCTCACCTCCAGCCTCATTGATTTATATCCtgcattaacatttaaaatacagatgGGGAACTGGGATACCACTTTACAGTCATGAACTCCTATGCTTCTGAGAATTTAAACAACCAGATCTTGTTCATTTGGTGACCCATCACCAAACTTGATAAACCAATGATGAAAACAATTCCCAGGCACTTTCTACAGTTGGGACTAATTTCCCAAGTGTACTGAAAGCCTGCAGGCAAAACTCTGCCCAGTCTGACCCAATGGAAACCACCCTGGCAATACATTGGGAACTCCATCCCCACCAATAGGTGATAGATACCTGGGTTGAGTTTGTTGGCCCAAGGCCTTCACCCTTACTCTCATTGGTCTGTATCCTAGTCCCCTGTTGGTTTAGGACTCTTGGCTGAAGTCCCAGTTGCATTTCCATATCCTATTGACTAGAGTTCAGCTTAACACAAACCAACCTTCATGGAAACACAGATATGCCACCTTTTCATACAGCTATATATTTTGCTACTATTTAAAGACTGCTGCTTGCTCAAAAGTAATCTCTTGGCTATTGACAAACTAGATGGTATGGCCCTTTGAGCAGTCTGCTTGGAACTTTGGGTCCACTTCTTTGAGAGTTAGCCCTTCAGGCAGGTATATGTTTTTAGCCAAGCCCTAGCTTACTCCCCTTTTCTCCAACAACCTACTTCAGGTTCCAGCATGTCTTATGGCCAAGTCAAAATGCTCTAGGATAATGACCTCTAACAAGTGTTTAGTGAGAGTTGGGGAATGTGTCCCATCATAATTACTGTGTCTGAAGTATGTCCCTGCTGCCTTAGACAGGGAACCTGGCTAACTAAATCTCCACTGAAGACTGAGGATCAGGCCCTTCAGTAGTTTCTGACTCTAGAGGCCTCAGTGTGGTCACCATCTAGGATCACTGCCCATTGATGCTAAGCTTTACCCTTATGGATCGCCTCTGGGGACCTTCATCTAGTTGAGGATCTTGAAGAGCAATTAATGGCAGACAATTTTCTGAACCATCTCACATTTCAAATCCTGGGGCATATACATCAACACCATCTGTACATAAAACTCACGAAATGGGGGTGTGATTGCTTGTGTTGTACTTTTGGCATACATTAACTCTGTGTATGGATTCCTAATGCTTCTGAGCAAAAGTAGTGCTATGCTGAAAAGGTAAAAATCCCTAAAATGTTAAGGATATGCAGTGATAATTGGTGTTTTCTGGTAATTACCTGCTCTTTGTTCCCTGCTTCTTAGGGCTGATGTATGTCCCCATAATGGATTTCCTGAAGTAAAATCAGTAATTCCATATTTCCTAGCAGCCATCAAGGCCTCTCAGAACATGAAGCGCCACTGTAGTTTGGCCTGGAGAATTATACTTTGACAATACCTAAACTCAGCTAGGACCTTATTACTCTTATCCTATAGCACTAACAAACAGATCTTTTCACCCATCAGTGCCTCACTAACCACTGTGCTAATTCTTTTATTTGTATTCGCGAGGAGTCTCCTTTATTATCAGCTTGCTATACATCCACCTTACTCCATATGCTCTGACAACTAGGAGACCTGAATGCACATATTTCAATTGTGGTAAGAAATTCCCACTAGTGTACTGGGATTGTATGAGATCCTCTAACGGATCTCTATTTGAACTTTAAGTGACTCTGGTATTACCTGCAGGTATCCTGATCTAGTACCACCAATTCTATAATAAAGGACTAACCCAATGGCCTCCAGTCACTTTCCTTACCAATACCAGTATCGTCCTGGAATGTTGACAGGAGCATTCAGTTGGCTTAATCACCAATCTTTCTTTATCTTAGGGCCACAATTTATCATTGTGTACTCTTTATgcatatgtactttttttttaaaaggaattccttttatttttattaatttatttttggctgtattgggtcttcgtttctgtgcaagggctctccctagttgcggcaagcaggggccactcttcatcgtggtgcgcgggcctctcattatcgcggcctcttttgttgcggagcacaggctccagacgcgcaggctcagtagttg
Coding sequences:
- the RTL4 gene encoding retrotransposon Gag-like protein 4 encodes the protein MGPAEPEGRLTPKGRFSISPLHLACDVLIMSMATKCDLRHRLESQKKWINYHHSNRILTALQAMIGALRVKSNQRYSRELHRITTYQSALLKQYENFVLELQQSFGEPTKQEMNPLVNAKVDKRDNFSQQDATTFQPLAQNLRYNETNQSDHFQEELADSIQAEVSGTDLMDNLPDLITQCIQLDKQRSDRPELLQSEAQIPVLASLIRHQALSNPTGPPPKEDPIQLRGSQPPLTPAKRARQQETQSCLYCSQAGHFTRDCLAKRSRAPARINNPAHQ